A single window of Xylocopa sonorina isolate GNS202 chromosome 5, iyXylSono1_principal, whole genome shotgun sequence DNA harbors:
- the Polz2 gene encoding DNA polymerase zeta subunit 2, producing MLQDRIVTSDILLEFLEVAFNHILFFRNLYPKEIFIKKRIYSTTVYVSEHPELSEYIKNVLNAIRELVKQDENSVKAVNLVFYNKKKEPTEKFVLDFVKFEAHGTEEDPYYLKTEEALRTLCLKLSMCEAYLKPLPEDSSFSIEIQTYETAHVALSENPHCEDFPWIIDENVLEMTEKNLLPLKTIKTDCLTLQMYIVENESTKCTD from the exons ATGCTTCAAGACAGGATAG tTACTAGTGATATTCTGCTGGAATTTCTGGAGGTAGCATTCAATCATATTTTGTTCTTCAGAAACTTGTATCCTAAAGAAATATTTATAAAGAAACGAATATATAGTACAACCGTTTATGTTTCTGAACATCCAGAGCTCAGTGAATATATAAAAAATGTTTTAAATGCTATCAGAGAGCTGGTGAAGCAGGATGAAAACAGCGTCAAGGCAGTCAATCTTGTTTTCTACAACAAGAAGAAAGAACCAACGGAGAAATTTGTTTTAGATTTTGTTAAATTTGAAGCACATGGTACAGA AGAAGATCCATACTACTTGAAAACAGAGGAGGCATTGAGGACGCTTTGTTTGAAGTTATCAATGTGCGAGGCGTACTTGAAACCATTGCCAGAAGATTCATCTTTCTCCATTGAAATTCAAACATACGAGACTGCACACGTCGCTCTGAGTGAAAATCCGCATTGCGAGGATTTTCCATGGATCATCGATGAAAATGTTCTCGAAATGACTGAGAAAAACTTACTTCCATTGAAAACTATAAAAACAGATTGTTTAACTTTACAGATGTACATTGTTGAAAATGAAAGTACTAAATGTACAGATTAA